A window of the Brassica oleracea var. oleracea cultivar TO1000 chromosome C1, BOL, whole genome shotgun sequence genome harbors these coding sequences:
- the LOC106303218 gene encoding LOW QUALITY PROTEIN: protein BRASSINOSTEROID INSENSITIVE 1 (The sequence of the model RefSeq protein was modified relative to this genomic sequence to represent the inferred CDS: inserted 3 bases in 2 codons) produces MLVFFVPRFFFITWVIVVSLQMHGYRSCLEKERKGLLELNAYVNSEFPYDWPNDTDSDCCQWERVKCNFTTGSVVGLFLNSTYTVRPLLNISLLYPFGELKTLNLDYFNYTGCWFDNIHGYKSLGKLKKLEILDLSHNFVNNNVLPFLNAASPLKTLILHGNNMKGLFPIKELKDLKNLELLDVSGNMLSGPLPGFADLHKLXALDLSENKFSGTLEEQGLCQLKILRELDLSRNEVIGRLPQCFSSLTKLEVLDISSNKFSGTSPYLISNPTSLQYLSFSDNEFEGVFSVELITNLSKLKVFKLSSRTSFLQIENKIPLQPRFQLSVIELQYCNLETVPRFLQHQKDLRLINLSNNKLTGISPSWFLENYPRLQVLPLQNNSFTMLQLPRLLLNHSMQILDVSSNKFDQGLPENIRQVLTNIRHMNLSNNGFQGNLPSSFGEMKKXSHNSFSGTLPMKLLTSCYKLFTWKLSYNSFTGQIFSQPAKLESLMVLIADNNQFTGIGDGLLNSTGLVYFDLSNNLLQGVIPSWFGGFHFMYFSVSVLKGTIPSSLFNIPFKLLDLSRNKFSGSLPSNFSGRHMGLFYLHDNEFRGPVPSTLLENVMLLDLRNNKLSGTIPHFVSNRYILYLLLSGNTLTGHIPTSLCDLKSIKVLDLSNNKLNGSIPSCLNNVSFGRSLDYEIDPNHGDSFGIAGGDNDLEAYSMSFVSRFLDLPLEFYLDYSGYLDFSVEFTSKRRYDSYTGESFDFIFGLDFSDNELSGEIPRELGDLQKMRALNLSYNSLSGLVPESFSNLTDKESIDLSSNVLNGSIPHNLTKLDYLVIFNVSHNNLSSSIPSQGKFLTLDETNYIGNPFLCGSPVNRSCDDNNTTGEKETNYRRKDGGVAIDMEMFYWSLGASYSVILVTFIVFLCFDSSWRRAWFRLVDAFINCFKCV; encoded by the exons ATGTTGGTGTTCTTTGTACCTCGATTTTTCTTCATAACATGGGTTATTGTAGTTTCCCTACAGATGCATGGATATAGAAGTTGCCTCGAGAAGGAAAGGAAGGGATTGTTAGAGCTGAATGCCTATGTCAACTCCGAGTTTCCGTATGATTGGCCTAATGACACGGACAGCGACTGCTGCCAATGGGAAAGAGTCAAGTGTAATTTTACAACTGGAAGTGTGGTTGGCCTCTTCTTAAATTCTACATACACCGTTCGTCCCCTGCTAAATATTTCATTGCTCTATCCTTTTGGTGAACTAAAGACTCTAAACTTAGATTATTTCAACTATACAGGCTGCTGGTTCGATAATATCCATG GTTATAAAAGCCTTGGGAAATTGAAAAAGCTTGAGATCCTTGATCTAAGTCACAACTTCGTCAATAACAATGTCTTACCCTTTCTGAATGCTGCTTCACCGCTTAAAACTTTGATTCTTCATGGTAATAATATGAAAGGTCTTTTTCCGATAAAAG AACTAAAAGATTTGAAAAATCTAGAACTGCTAGATGTAAGCGGGAACATGCTTAGTGGCCCTTTGCCAG GTTTTGCGGATTTGCATAAGC AAGCTTTGGATTTAAGCGAAAACAAATTTTCTGGAACATTGGAAGAGCAAG GACTTTGTCAATTGAAAATTTTACGGGAGCTTGATTTGAGTCGAAACGAGGTTATTGGTCGACTTCCTCAGTGTTTTAGTAGCTTAACTAAACTCGAAGTTCTTGATATATCTTCAAACAAATTCAGTGGGACGAGTCCATATCTTATCAGCAATCCCACTTCTCTTCAGTACTTATCTTTCTCAGATAATGAGTTTGAGGGTGTTTTCTCGGTGGAGTTAATAACTAACCTCTCGAAACTCAAGGTGTTCAAACTTTCATCAAGAACTAGTTTTCTGCAGATAGAAAATAAAATACCATTGCAACCGAGATTTCAGTTGAGTGTCATCGAGTTACAGTATTGTAACTTGGAAACAGTTCCTAGATTTCTTCAACACCAAAAAGATTTGCGTCTGATCAATCTTTCCAACAACAAGTTGACCGGAATATCTCCATCTTGGTTTCTGGAGAACTATCCAAGACTTCAGGTTTTGCCTTTACAGAATAACTCTTTCACCATGCTTCAGTTGCCAAGACTACTACTTAATCACAGTATGCAGATTTTGGATGTATCATCCAATAAGTTTGATCAAGGCCTTCCAGAGAATATCAGACAAGTCCTTACAAATATAAGACACATGAATCTTTCCAATAATGGGTTTCAAGGGAATCTGCCATCTTCGTTTGGTGAGATGAAAAA ATCTCATAATAGTTTCTCCGGGACTCTACCAATGAAACTTCTTACTAGTTGTTACAAGCTGTTTACTTGGAAACTTTCATACAATAGTTTTACTGGTCAAATTTTCTCACAACCAGCAAAGTTGGAGTCTTTGATGGTTTTGATTGCAGATAACAATCAATTCACCGGAATTGGAGATGGGCTGCTTAATTCAACGGGTCTAGTCTATTTCGACTTGTCAAATAATCTTTTACAAGGTGTCATCCCAAGCTGGTTTGGAGGCTTCCATTTCATGTATTTTTCTGTTTCAGTTCTAAAAGGTACAATACCAAGTTCACTCTTTAACATACCCTTCAAACTTCTGGACCTCTCTAGAAACAAGTTTTCGGGGAGCTTGCCTTCCAACTTTAGTGGGAGGCATATGGGTCTGTTTTACTTGCACGACAATGAGTTTCGTGGGCCGGTTCCAAGTACATTGCTAGAAAATGTCATGCTCCTTGATCTGCGTAATAACAAGTTATCCGGGACGATCCCACATTTTGTCAGCAATAGATATATTCTTTATCTTTTGCTGAGCGGTAACACATTAACTGGTCATATTCCTACTAGTCTTTGTGACCTGAAGAGCATCAAGGTTTTGGATCTTTCTAACAACAAATTGAATGGGTCTATACCTTCATGTCTTAACAATGTATCATTTGGACGGAGCTTAGACTATGAGATAGATCCTAATCATGGTGATTCATTTGGCATTGCTGGTGGCGATAATGACTTGGAGGCGTATTCTATGTCCTTTGTTTCTAGGTTCCTGGATTTACCACTTGAGTTTTATCTAGATTACTCAGGCTACTTGGATTTTTCAGTGGAATTTACATCAAAGAGAAGATATGACTCTTACACTGGAGAAAGTTTTGACTTCATATTTGGACTGGATTTTTCGGATAATGAACTTAGTGGTGAAATCCCACGAGAGCTAGGAGATCTTCAGAAAATGCGTGCTTTGAATCTGTCTTATAATTCCTTGTCAGGTCTAGTACCTGAAAGCTTCTCTAATCTAACAGATAAAGAGAGCATTGATCTTTCTTCCAACGTATTGAACGGATCAATACCACATAATCTAACCAAGTTGGATTATTTGGTTATATTCAATGTGTCACACAATAACTTGTCAAGTTCTATTCCAAGTCAAGGAAAATTTTTAACTTTGGATGAAACAAATTACATTGGTAATCCTTTTCTCTGTGGATCACCTGTAAATAGAAGTTGTGATGATAACAATACTACCGGTGAAAAGGAAACAAACTATCGAAGAAAAGATGGTGGTGTCGCAATTGATATGGAGATGTTCTACTGGAGCCTTGGAGCTAGCTACAGTGTGATATTGGTGACATTTATTGTGTTTCTTTGCTTTGATTCATCTTGGCGCCGAGCATGGTTTCGCCTTGTTGATGCTTTTATAAATTGTTTCAAATGTGTTTAA